The Glycine max cultivar Williams 82 chromosome 12, Glycine_max_v4.0, whole genome shotgun sequence genome window below encodes:
- the LOC100784042 gene encoding transcription factor bHLH162 — protein sequence MGQQQQGSQPSPTKVERKIVEKNRRSQMKNLYSELNSLLPTRNPKEAMSLPDQIDEAINYIKSLETKVKLEQEKKERLKERKRTRGGCSSSSEAQGSLKSPNIQIHETGNLLEVILTCGVDSQFMFCEIIRILHEENVEVINANSSMVGDLVIHVVHGEVEPSIYQFGATKVSEKLKWFMNGSFSDVEMEPELMWNFKIDATEPWGLLDDLTLDNVLPPNTL from the exons ATGGGTCAACAACAACAGGGAAGTCAACCTTCTCCAACCAAAGTCGAAAGAAAGATTGTAGAGAAAAACAGGAGAAGCCAGATGAAGAACCTCTATTCCGAACTCAACTCTCTTCTCCCTACCCGTAATCCCAAG GAAGCGATGTCACTGCCTGATCAAATAGATGAAGCAATCAACTATATCAAAAGCCTAGAGACAAAAGTGAAGCTGGAGcaggagaagaaagaaaggttAAAGGAAAGGAAGAGAACTCGTGGTGGCTGTTCGAGTTCTTCTGAAGCACAAGGAAGCCTGAAATCGCCAAATATCCAGATTCACGAAACGGGAAATTTGCTTGAAGTCATTCTAACATGTGGGGTCGATAGCCAGTTCATGTTCTGTGAAATTATTCGAATTTTGCATGAAGAGAACGTCGAGGTCATCAATGCCAATTCTTCAATGGTCGGAGATTTAGTGATTCATGTTGTGCACGGGGAg GTTGAGCCATCTATCTATCAATTCGGAGCGACCAAAGTGAGTGAGAAGCTGAAATGGTTTATGAACGGATCCTTCAGTGATGTGGAAATGGAGCCTGAATTAATgtggaattttaaaattgatgctACTGAGCCGTGGGGGCTTCTAGATGATCTTACACTGGACAATGTCTTACCACCAAATACtttgtaa
- the LOC112998578 gene encoding probable L-type lectin-domain containing receptor kinase VII.2, protein MSPKANCKNCWEDTIRVLQNVADGILYLHEGWEVEVLHRDIKACNVLLDKDMNARLGDFGLARLHHHEHVAETTRVIGTLGYMAPELVRIGRPSAACDVYSFGVLVLEVVCGRRSIIADQPPLVDWVFSLVENGELSCAIDEHLKGQSGYNAEEAKRLLHLGLLCVSTDPGVRPTMRQVVKALEGIKCTECNKDCIHFALLGKINSAASWSKSSTSSANVNYPTFDEILQAKFYSTASLSVSCPSPQPESEFVSEGR, encoded by the exons ATGTCGCCTA AGGCAAATTGCAAAAACTGTTGGGAAGATACAATTAGAGTTTTGCAAAACGTAGCTGATGGAATTTTATATCTACATGAGGGTTGGGAAGTTGAGGTCTTGCATAGGGACATTAAAGCTTGTAATGTATTGCTTGACAAGGACATGAATGCTAGGTTGGGGGATTTTGGGCTTGCAAGGCTGCATCACCATGAACATGTGGCTGAAACAACAAGAGTGATAGGGACTCTGGGGTACATGGCACCTGAACTTGTCCGAATCGGGCGACCATCAGCTGCATGTGATGTGTATAGTTTTGGAGTATTGGTTTTAGAAGTGGTGTGTGGGCGAAGATCCATCATAGCAGATCAGCCACCATTGGTTGATTGGGTGTTTTCCCTTGTGGAGAATGGGGAGTTGAGTTGTGCTATTGACGAGCATTTGAAGGGTCAAAGTGGATACAATGCTGAGGAAGCTAAGAGGCTGCTTCATTTGGGTTTGTTATGTGTTAGTACAGACCCTGGTGTTAGGCCAACAATGAGGCAGGTGGTGAAAGCATTGGAGGGAATAAAATGCACGGAGTGTAACAAAGATTGCATCCATTTTGCTCTGCTTGGAAAAATAAACTCAGCAGCATCATGGTCTAAGAGTTCTACAAGTTCTGCTAATGTAAATTATCCTACCTTTGATGAAATTTTGCAGGCCAAGTTTTACTCTACAGCATCTTTAAGCGTCTCTTGTCCCAGTCCACAGCCAGAGTCAGAGTTTGTCTCAGAAGGAAGGTGA
- the LOC100776006 gene encoding probable L-type lectin-domain containing receptor kinase VII.2, producing MQKPISIWLSFSSIFSPLPMSPLKLLVILLHTVTIFTSASTTEFVYNTNFNTTNIILYGNASIETSILTLTNQSFFSIGRAFYPHKIPTKLANSSTFLPFATSFIFSVVPIKNFITGHGFVFLFTPSSGVNGTTSAEYIGLFNRSNEGNPQNHVFGVEFDPVKNEEEFNDISDNHVGVDINSLRSSTSHEAGYWGGKGDKEFKVLDFKNGENYQVWIEFMHSQLNVTMARAGQKKPRVPLISSNVNLSGVLMDETYVGFTAATGRIIDSAKILAWSFSDSNFSIGDALVTENLPSFVHHKKWFPGAQAFAVGVTSIVFVLIISCGYVAFFVLRRRKTQEEVEDWELEYWPHRIGFHEIDAATRGFSEENVVAVGGTGKVYKGVLHGVEVAVKRIPQEREEGMREFLAEVSSLGRMKHRNLVGLRGWCKKEKGNLILVYDFMSNGSLDKWIFECEEGMMLTWEERIQVLKNVATGILYLHEGWEVKVLHRDIKANNVLLDKDMNARLGDFGLARMHDHQGQVVSTTRVIGTVGYIAPEVIQRGTASTLSDVFGFGILVLEVICGRRPIEEHKPGLIEWLMSLMVQGQLHSAVDERLKAKGGYTIEEAERLLHLGLLCSHTDPSIRPTMRQVVKILEVEIDSIESDEDNMEMSLLGKIRSATTWSRAECALPYSGYPSFDEVKMFSFNSRTSRSGSSTFLGSESEITRENI from the coding sequence ATGCAGAAACCAATTTCAATTTGGCTGagtttttcttccattttcagTCCTTTGCCAATGTCTCCACTTAAGCTCCTTGTCATTCTTCTTCACACTGTAACCATTTTTACTTCAGCTTCCACTACTGAATTTGTCTACAACACAAACTTCAACACCACAAATATCATCCTATATGGAAATGCCTCTATTGAGACCTCCATTCTTACTCTCACAAATCAAAGTTTCTTCTCCATAGGCCGTGCTTTTTACCCTCACAAAATACCTACCAAACTAGCCAACTCTTCCACCTTTCTCCCCTTTGCAACCTCCTTCATTTTCTCAGTTGTCCCCATTAAAAACTTTATCACTGGTCATGGCTTTGTCTTCCTATTCACGCCATCAAGCGGTGTAAATGGCACGACCTCAGCTGAGTATATCGGTCTTTTCAATCGCAGCAATGAAGGCAATCCTCAGAACCACGTTTTTGGAGTCGAGTTTGATCCAGTTAAAAATGAAGAAGAGTTCAACGATATAAGCGACAATCATGTCGGTGTCGACATAAACTCGCTTCGTTCCTCAACTTCACACGAGGCTGGTTATTGGGGTGGAAAAGGTGACAAAGAATTTAAGGTGTTGGATTTCAAAAATGGAGAAAACTATCAGGTATGGATTGAATTTATGCATTCCCAGCTTAACGTTACTATGGCTCGGGCGGGACAAAAGAAGCCTCGAGTGCCTCTTATCAGCAGTAATGTCAACCTTTCAGGCGTTCTTATGGATGAAACATACGTTGGATTCACTGCAGCAACAGGGAGGATAATAGACAGTGCTAAGATTCTTGCTTGGAGTTTTAGTGATTCAAATTTTTCAATTGGTGATGCATTAGTGACAGAAAATTTGCCTTCATTTGTTCATCATAAAAAGTGGTTTCCTGGAGCACAAGCTTTCGCGGTAGGTGTCACCAGTATTGTGTTTGTGTTAATCATTAGTTGTGGTTATGTAGCATTTTTCGTTCTCCGCAGAAGAAAGACACAAGAAGAAGTTGAAGATTGGGAACTGGAGTATTGGCCTCACAGGATTGGTTTCCATGAGATCGATGCAGCAACAAGGGGGTTTTCTGAAGAGAATGTGGTTGCTGTAGGAGGGACCGGGAAGGTATATAAAGGGGTTTTGCATGGGGTAGAAGTTGCAGTCAAGAGAATTCCTCAAGAAAGGGAAGAAGGGATGAGAGAGTTTTTGGCCGAGGTTTCAAGCCTTGGCAGAATGAAGCACAGAAATTTAGTAGGATTAAGAGGCTggtgcaaaaaagaaaagggaaatttGATTCTAGTTTATGACTTCATGAGCAATGGAAGTTTAGACAAATGGATATTTGAGTGTGAAGAGGGAATGATGCTAACATGGGAAGAGAGGATTCAAGTTTTGAAAAATGTAGCCACAGGGATTCTATACCTGCATGAGGGTTGGGAAGTTAAGGTCTTGCATAGGGACATTAAAGCAAACAATGTTCTTCTTGATAAGGACATGAATGCAAGGCTGGGAGATTTCGGATTGGCTCGTATGCATGATCATCAGGGACAAGTGGTCAGCACAACAAGAGTAATAGGGACAGTAGGATACATTGCTCCTGAAGTGATTCAAAGAGGAACAGCGTCAACTTTGTCTGATGTGTTTGGTTTTGGAATATTGGTGTTGGAAGTAATTTGCGGACGAAGACCTATTGAAGAACATAAGCCGGGGCTAATTGAATGGCTGATGTCCTTAATGGTGCAAGGCCAATTGCACAGTGCAGTTGATGAAAGGTTGAAGGCTAAAGGGGGATACACCATAGAGGAAGCTGAGAGATTGCTTCATTTGGGTTTGTTGTGTTCACATACAGACCCTAGTATTAGACCAACAATGAGGCAGGTTGTGAAAATTTTGGAGGTGGAAATTGACAGCATTGAGTCTGATGAAGATAACATGGAAATGAGTTTGCTTGGAAAAATAAGATCAGCTACTACGTGGTCTAGAGCTGAATGTGCTTTACCATACAGTGGTTACCCTTCTTTTGATGAAGTTAAGATGTTCAGTTTTAATTCTAGGACTTCTAGAAGTGGCTCAAGTACCTTTCTAGGATCAGAATCAGAAATCACCAGAGAAAACATATGA